From one Thermomicrobiales bacterium genomic stretch:
- a CDS encoding GlsB/YeaQ/YmgE family stress response membrane protein yields the protein MDLIIWLITGLIAGAAAMFAIYRSIPTQPATIGGALVIGLVGGWLGGWIGNLIGLNAVNWIGSIVVGFLGSFALLWVINRVTPDRSQRS from the coding sequence GTGGATTTGATTATCTGGCTGATTACAGGGCTGATCGCCGGCGCCGCGGCAATGTTCGCTATCTATCGCTCGATCCCGACGCAGCCAGCGACGATCGGCGGCGCGCTGGTGATCGGGCTGGTCGGCGGCTGGCTCGGCGGCTGGATCGGCAACCTGATCGGGCTGAACGCGGTCAACTGGATCGGGTCGATCGTCGTCGGATTCCTCGGCTCGTTCGCGCTGCTGTGGGTCATCAACCGGGTCACGCCGGACCGGAGCCAGCGCTCGTAG
- a CDS encoding amidohydrolase, translating into MVVTETFREEIEEWLPELIETRRDFHRHPEMGLEEVRTSGIVAERLRAIGYEDVRTGIGVTGVKAVLRGGRPGKTLLLRADMDALPIEEQNDVEYRSTVSGVMHACGHDGHTAMLMSVARLLYPKRDEIPGTIVFCFQPAEEGRGGARAMIADGVLEDPTVDAAIGLHLMSYYPVGMAAAISGPAMSGAHGFHATIQGRGGHGATPHKTIDALVIAAEVVTTLQTLVAREVDPQQPAVVTVGTLHAGTTAGNIIADSATMRGTVRWFDPAVGDYMAERLPKLIEGIAEAMRGSATVEYRTGGKATINDPGVTAIVHEALAEIIGEENVITGPPLMGSEDFSEFTDRIPASFFFVGSRDDETGKNFDHHHPRFDLDERSLPLGVEMMAKAALRWLEANAEG; encoded by the coding sequence ATGGTTGTGACTGAGACATTCCGCGAAGAGATCGAAGAGTGGTTGCCGGAGCTGATCGAGACGAGGCGCGACTTCCACCGGCACCCGGAGATGGGGCTGGAGGAGGTGCGCACCAGTGGGATCGTCGCCGAGCGGCTGCGGGCGATCGGCTACGAGGACGTCCGCACCGGGATCGGCGTGACCGGCGTCAAGGCGGTGCTGCGGGGCGGCCGGCCGGGCAAGACGCTGTTGCTGCGCGCTGACATGGACGCGCTGCCGATCGAGGAGCAGAACGACGTTGAGTACCGTTCGACGGTGTCGGGCGTGATGCACGCCTGCGGCCATGACGGGCACACGGCGATGCTGATGAGCGTGGCGCGGCTGCTCTACCCGAAGCGCGACGAGATCCCCGGCACGATCGTCTTCTGCTTCCAGCCGGCCGAGGAGGGCCGTGGCGGCGCGCGGGCGATGATCGCCGATGGCGTGCTGGAGGACCCGACGGTCGACGCGGCGATCGGGCTGCACCTGATGAGCTACTACCCGGTCGGCATGGCGGCGGCGATCTCCGGGCCGGCGATGTCCGGCGCGCACGGGTTCCATGCGACGATCCAGGGCCGGGGCGGCCACGGCGCAACACCGCACAAGACGATCGACGCGCTGGTGATCGCGGCCGAGGTCGTGACGACGCTGCAGACACTGGTGGCGCGCGAGGTCGACCCGCAGCAGCCGGCCGTCGTGACGGTTGGCACGCTGCACGCGGGGACGACAGCCGGGAACATCATCGCCGATTCCGCCACGATGCGCGGGACGGTGCGCTGGTTCGACCCGGCGGTCGGCGACTACATGGCCGAGCGGCTGCCGAAGCTGATCGAGGGCATTGCCGAGGCGATGCGTGGCTCGGCGACGGTCGAGTACAGGACGGGCGGCAAGGCGACGATCAACGACCCGGGCGTGACGGCGATCGTTCACGAGGCGCTGGCCGAGATCATCGGCGAAGAGAACGTGATCACCGGCCCGCCGCTGATGGGCTCGGAGGACTTCTCGGAGTTCACCGACCGCATCCCGGCGTCGTTCTTCTTCGTCGGCAGCCGCGACGACGAGACGGGCAAGAACTTCGACCACCATCACCCGCGCTTCGACCTCGACGAGCGCTCGCTGCCGCTGGGCGTCGAGATGATGGCGAAGGCGGCGCTGCGCTGGCTGGAGGCGAACGCGGAGGGCTAG
- a CDS encoding YgeY family selenium metabolism-linked hydrolase, which produces MTGWDDVVELTRRLVAAKSFTSVGEQEAIEVARQAMVALGYADVQIDEIGNLTGRMGGSGAGCIVFDGHIDTVGVGDESAWASDPFVAAERDGRLYGRGTSDMKGAIAAMLVGIARLNHDPAPCDAIVSVSIAEEAVEGYALGKVLDRYPARAVVIGESTSLHLATGQRGRAEIVLETFGIPAHSSTPHLGRNPIRAMGTLGNVIANLPPPTDDFLGPGTIEITDIMSHPYPGLSMIPERCVATFDRRLLLGETEEDVLAEMQSIVDAYTQNDPTLKARVAFGVDRFQTWTGYEVDAVNFAPAWRTPDDHPIVQAAMNALVSAGLMPMHTHYAFCTNGSESAGRRGIPTVGFGPGSEAEAHRIDESVEIAHLTAAATGYEYLARELIRL; this is translated from the coding sequence ATGACCGGCTGGGATGACGTTGTCGAGCTGACCAGGCGGCTGGTTGCCGCGAAGAGCTTCACCTCGGTCGGCGAGCAGGAGGCAATCGAGGTCGCCCGCCAGGCGATGGTCGCGCTGGGCTACGCCGATGTCCAGATCGACGAGATCGGCAACCTCACCGGCCGGATGGGCGGCAGCGGCGCTGGCTGCATCGTCTTCGACGGCCATATCGACACCGTCGGCGTCGGCGACGAGTCCGCCTGGGCCAGCGACCCGTTCGTCGCCGCAGAGCGCGATGGCCGGCTCTACGGCCGCGGCACGTCCGACATGAAGGGCGCGATCGCCGCCATGCTCGTCGGCATCGCCCGCCTCAACCACGACCCGGCCCCCTGCGACGCGATCGTCTCCGTCAGCATCGCCGAGGAGGCGGTCGAGGGGTACGCCCTCGGCAAGGTGCTCGACCGCTACCCGGCCCGCGCCGTCGTCATCGGCGAATCCACCAGCCTGCACCTCGCCACCGGCCAGCGCGGCAGGGCCGAGATCGTCCTGGAGACGTTCGGCATCCCGGCGCACTCATCCACCCCACACCTCGGCCGCAACCCGATCCGCGCGATGGGCACGCTCGGCAACGTCATCGCCAACCTGCCGCCGCCGACCGACGACTTCCTCGGCCCCGGAACGATCGAGATCACCGATATTATGTCTCACCCCTACCCCGGCCTCTCGATGATCCCCGAGCGCTGCGTGGCCACCTTCGACCGCCGGCTGCTGCTGGGCGAGACCGAGGAGGACGTGCTGGCCGAGATGCAGAGCATCGTCGACGCCTACACGCAGAACGACCCGACCCTCAAGGCGCGAGTTGCCTTCGGCGTCGACCGGTTCCAGACCTGGACGGGCTACGAGGTGGACGCGGTCAACTTCGCCCCGGCCTGGCGCACGCCCGACGATCACCCGATCGTCCAGGCAGCGATGAACGCGCTGGTCAGCGCCGGCCTGATGCCGATGCACACCCACTACGCGTTCTGCACCAACGGCAGCGAATCCGCCGGCCGGCGCGGCATCCCAACGGTCGGCTTCGGCCCCGGCAGCGAGGCAGAGGCCCACCGGATCGACGAGAGCGTCGAGATCGCGCATCTCACCGCCGCCGCCACTGGCTACGAGTACCTCGCCCGCGAGCTGATCCGGCTGTGA
- a CDS encoding NUDIX domain-containing protein has protein sequence MTTDPQDELFDILDAESRPTGMAKPRRLVHRDGDWHGAIHIWIGAIVAGVPTVIYQRRSLTKDTWPGALDVAVGGHIRAGETLAETVREAEEELGLALTLDDLTPIGRRFTDWSADGVIDREAQEVFALRCDQPLAAYRLHPEEVAAVIAIDIDAAESLFTGHVDAIPAWEHARGAAEDHPITVHRADIAGYGARYPLAALAALRAVLRGETPEPFELGASEQ, from the coding sequence GTGACCACCGATCCGCAGGACGAGCTGTTCGATATTCTCGACGCGGAGAGCCGGCCAACCGGCATGGCGAAGCCCCGCCGCCTCGTCCACCGCGACGGCGACTGGCACGGCGCGATCCACATCTGGATCGGCGCGATCGTGGCCGGCGTGCCGACCGTCATTTACCAGCGACGCTCGCTGACGAAGGACACCTGGCCCGGCGCGCTGGACGTCGCCGTCGGCGGCCATATCCGCGCTGGCGAGACGCTGGCCGAGACCGTCCGCGAGGCCGAGGAGGAGCTGGGTCTGGCGCTCACGCTGGACGACCTCACCCCAATCGGCCGGCGCTTCACCGACTGGAGCGCCGACGGCGTCATCGACCGCGAGGCGCAGGAGGTGTTCGCCCTCCGCTGCGACCAGCCCCTCGCCGCCTACCGACTGCACCCCGAGGAAGTCGCCGCCGTCATCGCCATCGACATCGACGCGGCCGAGTCCCTCTTCACTGGCCACGTCGATGCCATCCCGGCCTGGGAGCATGCTCGCGGCGCCGCCGAGGACCACCCGATCACGGTCCACCGCGCTGACATCGCCGGCTATGGCGCCCGCTACCCCCTCGCCGCCCTGGCTGCACTCCGCGCCGTCCTCCGTGGTGAGACGCCCGAGCCGTTCGAGTTGGGCGCAAGCGAGCAGTAG
- a CDS encoding matrixin family metalloprotease, which yields MLNTYYNAGDGAAGYMEWPQSWYWNQQTNEITRCYLFGNTAYSNSGSRPDLQKRSTAGHEMGHCLGIDHSDVSNALMRTGRNREVIFSPWQDDVNAINAKYGVP from the coding sequence GTGCTGAACACGTACTACAACGCGGGCGACGGCGCGGCTGGCTACATGGAGTGGCCGCAATCGTGGTACTGGAACCAGCAGACAAACGAGATCACTCGCTGCTACCTCTTCGGCAATACCGCCTACTCCAACTCGGGAAGCCGGCCCGATCTTCAAAAGCGCAGCACCGCCGGGCATGAGATGGGTCATTGCCTGGGCATCGATCACTCCGATGTCTCCAACGCGCTGATGCGCACCGGCCGGAATCGCGAAGTCATCTTCAGCCCCTGGCAGGATGATGTGAATGCGATCAATGCCAAGTACGGCGTGCCGTAG
- a CDS encoding P1 family peptidase: MSTESARSPRLRDLGISIGTLPTGPLNAITDVPGVRVGVTTLIEGDGPLVVGQGPVRTGVTAIHPHEGSTFLEQVPAAIDVLNGAGEMTGHALVDEYGLLSSPVLITNTLSVGAVHQATVEWMSEQHPEIGPREWVAPVIAETYDGALNDVAGQHVHREHVRAALDSATAGPVPEGNVGGGTGMLLFGFKGGTGTSSRQIEVDGKIYTVGVLVQGNFGSLPDLLVDGVPVGRVLEPTIGERNLRFRRQQRREGSIITIIATDAPFSERQLGRLCRRGMLGLGRVGSTAGHGSGDILLAFSNAPENRVPRWPAGPLLQTTRLADEWIGPFFSATIDATSEAVLNAMVAAETMTGRDGITAHALPHDELQAIMRQHGR, encoded by the coding sequence ATGTCGACAGAGTCTGCTCGATCGCCCCGCCTGCGAGACCTCGGCATCAGCATCGGCACGCTGCCGACCGGCCCGCTGAACGCCATCACCGACGTCCCCGGCGTCCGCGTCGGCGTCACAACGCTGATCGAGGGGGACGGCCCGCTGGTCGTTGGGCAGGGACCGGTTCGCACCGGGGTCACTGCCATCCACCCGCACGAGGGTTCGACCTTCCTGGAGCAGGTGCCCGCCGCGATCGACGTCCTCAACGGAGCTGGCGAGATGACCGGTCACGCGCTGGTGGATGAGTACGGCCTGCTCTCCTCGCCCGTGCTGATCACCAACACGCTCTCGGTCGGCGCGGTCCACCAGGCAACCGTCGAGTGGATGAGCGAGCAGCACCCCGAGATCGGCCCGCGCGAGTGGGTCGCCCCGGTCATCGCCGAGACCTACGACGGCGCACTGAACGACGTCGCCGGCCAGCACGTCCATCGCGAGCACGTCCGCGCAGCGCTGGATTCGGCCACGGCCGGCCCGGTCCCCGAGGGCAACGTCGGCGGCGGCACCGGCATGCTGCTGTTTGGCTTCAAGGGTGGCACCGGCACGTCGTCCCGTCAGATCGAGGTCGATGGGAAGATCTACACCGTTGGCGTCCTCGTGCAGGGCAACTTCGGATCGCTGCCCGATCTGCTGGTCGATGGCGTCCCGGTCGGCCGCGTGCTGGAGCCGACAATCGGCGAACGCAACCTGCGCTTCCGCCGCCAGCAACGCCGCGAGGGCTCGATCATCACGATCATCGCCACCGACGCTCCGTTCTCCGAACGCCAGCTGGGCCGGCTCTGCCGGCGCGGCATGCTCGGCCTTGGCCGGGTCGGCTCAACCGCCGGGCACGGCTCCGGCGACATCCTGCTTGCCTTCTCAAACGCGCCGGAGAATCGCGTCCCGCGGTGGCCGGCCGGCCCACTGCTGCAGACCACGAGGCTGGCCGACGAGTGGATCGGGCCGTTCTTCTCCGCGACGATCGACGCCACGTCCGAGGCCGTCCTCAACGCGATGGTCGCTGCCGAGACGATGACCGGCCGCGACGGCATCACCGCCCACGCGCTGCCACACGACGAGCTACAGGCGATCATGCGACAACACGGGCGGTAG
- a CDS encoding rhodanese-like domain-containing protein, producing the protein MFFQRIYTDGLAQASFLLGSAHSRQAVVIDPRRDVEVYLDLASAHDLTITHILETHIHADYASGARELAERTGATMFLSAVGENEFPHQPVHDGDTLEVGELRLEILLTPGHTPEHICILVGNEAEPDSAPMLFSGDMLFVGAVGRPDLLGATYTQGLATALYGTIHEKLMALDDDIVVYPGHGAGSACGKAIGDAESTTMGQEKRFNYAFQPMTEESFIRLMLDDLPASPVYFPVMKQLNKRGPQILGGPPQPDELDPTELRAILAGERGAVTLIDVRPAEEFGTGFLPGSLNIGVGSSLPNWAGWSASYDRPIVLVVADREDVREAVIQLGRIGLDAIGGYVVADRDAWEAAGLPVQQIEQMSVEMAAPRIASGGARVLDVRTRAEFALGHIDGALNVSAEQLLQGEMLDGAPEQPIIVVCAAGYRSSLVTSLLKQRGHANVANLSGGMGAWGQRRDGGRPSPPAPLPTLGEGE; encoded by the coding sequence GTGTTCTTCCAGCGGATCTATACCGATGGTCTCGCGCAGGCATCGTTCCTGCTTGGCTCGGCTCACTCCCGACAGGCAGTGGTGATTGACCCTCGCCGCGATGTCGAGGTTTATCTCGATCTGGCCTCTGCGCACGACTTGACAATCACCCATATTCTCGAAACGCACATCCATGCCGACTACGCATCCGGCGCCCGTGAGCTGGCCGAACGAACTGGCGCGACGATGTTCCTCAGCGCCGTCGGCGAGAACGAGTTCCCGCATCAGCCGGTCCATGATGGAGACACGCTGGAGGTTGGCGAGCTGCGCCTGGAGATCCTGCTGACGCCGGGGCATACGCCGGAGCACATCTGCATCCTGGTGGGCAACGAAGCCGAGCCGGACAGCGCGCCGATGCTGTTCAGCGGCGACATGCTCTTCGTTGGCGCGGTTGGCCGGCCAGATCTCCTTGGCGCGACCTATACCCAGGGGCTGGCGACTGCGCTCTATGGGACGATCCACGAGAAGCTGATGGCGCTCGACGACGACATCGTCGTCTACCCGGGCCATGGGGCCGGCTCGGCGTGCGGCAAGGCGATCGGCGATGCCGAGAGCACGACGATGGGGCAGGAGAAGCGGTTCAACTACGCCTTTCAGCCGATGACGGAGGAATCGTTCATCCGGCTGATGCTCGATGACCTGCCGGCCTCCCCGGTCTACTTTCCGGTGATGAAGCAGCTGAACAAGCGCGGGCCGCAGATCCTCGGCGGCCCACCGCAGCCGGACGAGCTGGACCCGACTGAGCTACGCGCCATCCTGGCCGGGGAGCGTGGAGCAGTGACGTTGATCGACGTCCGGCCGGCAGAGGAGTTCGGGACCGGCTTCCTGCCGGGGTCACTGAATATCGGCGTAGGATCGAGCCTGCCGAACTGGGCTGGCTGGTCTGCTTCGTATGACCGGCCGATCGTGCTGGTCGTGGCCGACCGGGAGGACGTGCGCGAGGCGGTCATTCAGCTGGGCCGGATCGGGCTGGATGCGATCGGCGGCTACGTCGTGGCCGACCGGGATGCGTGGGAAGCGGCCGGCCTGCCGGTACAGCAAATCGAGCAGATGAGCGTTGAGATGGCCGCGCCGCGAATCGCTTCTGGCGGCGCCCGGGTGCTCGATGTTCGAACCCGAGCGGAGTTTGCGCTCGGCCACATCGACGGCGCGCTGAATGTGTCGGCCGAACAGCTCCTTCAGGGGGAGATGCTTGATGGCGCCCCCGAGCAACCGATCATCGTCGTCTGCGCCGCGGGTTACCGCAGCAGCCTGGTGACGAGTCTGCTGAAGCAACGCGGCCATGCGAACGTCGCGAACCTGTCTGGCGGGATGGGTGCGTGGGGGCAGCGTAGGGATGGGGGACGGCCCTCACCCCCCGCCCCTCTCCCAACCTTGGGAGAGGGGGAGTAA